A single genomic interval of Dehalococcoidia bacterium harbors:
- a CDS encoding MFS transporter: MDKPLAKQQETRGYRQRWIALAFLSFSLLIISIDNTVLNVALPTIAEDLGASASGLQWIVDAYVLVFAALLLTTGAFGDRFGRKRALQIGLGIFGIGSLAAALSTSTGMLIGCRAFCGFGGATIMPATLSIISATFRDPQERAKAIAIWAGVFGLGMGVGPVIAGSLLEHFSWSSVFYINLPVVAIGLIGGYFFIEDSRDERAPRTDIPGVLLSITGLFALVYGIIKAGEESWTADSVIWSLCIAAILIVAFVWWERRTSNPMIPMDLFRNMSFTGANIALTLVMFSMFGSMFFMSQFFQSVQGCSPLSAGLRVLPMAPIQMIVAVNSARVAQKVGTKLTVGLGIMGAAIGLFYLSRVAHVDTPYWVILIGMSIMAAGMATAMSPATNSIMGSVPVRKSGVGSAMNNTMRQVGGALGVAILGTVMNATYLHKVKALEGNTSIPDAAQEAIRSSIQAAHMAAGRIQELSPDLAQTVTNVSNDGFVSGMRDAFLIASIIMAIAALVTLIILPTWVQPPEEEQHHERVDGNQPSDVPPQVE; encoded by the coding sequence GTGGATAAGCCCTTAGCCAAGCAACAGGAAACCAGAGGGTATCGACAACGCTGGATCGCGCTGGCCTTCCTGAGCTTTTCCCTTTTGATCATCAGCATCGACAACACGGTTCTGAACGTGGCGTTGCCTACCATTGCCGAAGATCTGGGAGCTAGCGCCAGCGGGTTGCAATGGATCGTCGATGCCTACGTGCTGGTGTTTGCCGCTTTGCTCCTCACCACCGGCGCCTTTGGGGATCGATTCGGGCGAAAAAGAGCGCTCCAGATCGGGCTGGGCATCTTCGGCATCGGGTCACTGGCAGCGGCTCTATCGACTTCCACCGGGATGCTGATCGGCTGCCGGGCATTTTGCGGCTTCGGCGGCGCTACGATCATGCCCGCAACCCTCTCCATCATCAGCGCCACCTTCCGCGATCCCCAGGAACGGGCCAAGGCCATTGCCATATGGGCCGGGGTTTTCGGGCTCGGGATGGGTGTGGGGCCGGTCATCGCCGGGAGTTTGTTGGAGCACTTTTCATGGAGTTCGGTGTTTTATATCAACCTTCCTGTGGTTGCTATCGGACTGATCGGGGGATATTTCTTTATCGAAGACTCCAGGGATGAAAGGGCCCCCCGGACGGATATCCCGGGCGTCCTTCTTTCCATAACGGGCTTATTTGCGCTGGTTTACGGCATCATCAAAGCTGGTGAGGAAAGCTGGACAGCCGACAGTGTTATCTGGTCCCTGTGTATCGCCGCCATTCTCATAGTGGCATTCGTCTGGTGGGAAAGGCGCACGTCAAACCCGATGATACCGATGGACCTTTTCCGGAACATGTCCTTTACCGGGGCCAACATCGCGCTGACTCTGGTGATGTTCAGCATGTTCGGATCGATGTTTTTCATGAGCCAGTTTTTCCAGTCGGTTCAGGGTTGCAGTCCGCTCTCGGCAGGGCTGCGGGTTTTGCCCATGGCGCCCATTCAGATGATCGTGGCGGTGAACTCGGCGCGTGTTGCCCAAAAGGTCGGGACCAAATTGACCGTTGGCCTGGGGATTATGGGAGCGGCCATCGGCTTGTTCTACCTCTCACGGGTGGCCCATGTGGATACGCCTTACTGGGTTATCCTGATCGGAATGTCTATCATGGCTGCAGGAATGGCTACGGCGATGAGTCCGGCGACCAACTCCATCATGGGTTCCGTGCCGGTCAGAAAATCCGGCGTAGGCTCAGCGATGAACAACACCATGCGTCAGGTTGGCGGCGCTCTGGGTGTGGCTATATTGGGCACGGTGATGAATGCCACTTATCTGCACAAGGTCAAGGCGCTGGAAGGCAATACCTCCATTCCGGATGCTGCTCAAGAGGCCATCCGCAGCAGCATCCAGGCTGCTCATATGGCAGCTGGGCGTATCCAGGAACTGAGTCCGGATCTTGCTCAAACGGTTACCAATGTTTCCAATGACGGGTTTGTCTCCGGAATGAGGGATGCCTTTCTGATCGCTTCTATCATTATGGCGATTGCGGCGTTGGTCACGCTGATTATTCTCCCTACCTGGGTGCAACCTCCGGAGGAAGAACAGCACCATGAAAGAGTGGACGGGAATCAGCCCTCGGATGTTCCGCCCCAGGTGGAATAG
- a CDS encoding P-II family nitrogen regulator has protein sequence MKKIEAIIRPEKLEAVRAALAEVGIRGLTVTEVSGRGKQLGITLQWRAGTYQVDLLPKIKLEVVVVEGDVGQAIRTIISKARTGEKGDGKIFVLPVENAIRIRNGDDGDNAV, from the coding sequence ATGAAAAAGATAGAGGCAATCATTCGACCGGAGAAACTGGAGGCCGTCAGAGCCGCTCTGGCCGAGGTGGGCATCAGAGGATTGACGGTGACGGAAGTCAGCGGCCGCGGCAAACAATTGGGCATCACGTTGCAATGGAGGGCCGGGACATACCAGGTAGACCTTTTGCCCAAGATCAAGCTCGAGGTGGTGGTGGTCGAGGGTGATGTAGGCCAGGCCATACGCACGATCATCAGCAAAGCCAGGACCGGAGAAAAAGGGGATGGAAAGATATTTGTCCTCCCCGTGGAGAACGCCATACGCATCAGAAACGGGGATGACGGTGACAATGCCGTCTAA
- a CDS encoding VTT domain-containing protein, with translation MKKHRWLWLAISLIGLIAISFGVAYLFGRYLAPFQSRLAESPEFAYLFVFVTTLLASLTIVAPVPVAAAIMISAAAIWNPLLVALAASIGGTLGELSGYYAGRLGKKIAIDENTPGYRQAEGWMDRYGFWALSFLAFQPILPIDIGGLIAGTSRMPLWKFLPALWLGKFPKYILFCYSGKEVIDILPF, from the coding sequence ATGAAAAAACATCGGTGGCTGTGGCTGGCGATCTCTCTGATTGGCCTCATTGCCATCAGTTTTGGCGTCGCTTATCTGTTCGGGCGATACCTGGCTCCGTTTCAGTCGAGGCTGGCGGAATCGCCCGAGTTTGCCTATCTGTTCGTTTTCGTCACCACGTTGCTGGCCAGTCTGACGATTGTGGCCCCTGTCCCGGTGGCTGCCGCGATCATGATATCTGCGGCCGCTATCTGGAATCCCTTGCTCGTCGCGTTGGCGGCCAGCATCGGCGGGACTCTGGGCGAACTCAGCGGGTATTACGCCGGACGTCTGGGCAAGAAAATAGCCATCGATGAGAACACGCCGGGATATCGTCAAGCGGAAGGCTGGATGGATCGATACGGGTTTTGGGCGCTTTCCTTTCTGGCATTTCAACCGATCCTGCCGATCGACATCGGCGGCCTGATCGCCGGAACTTCAAGAATGCCTCTATGGAAATTCCTGCCTGCCCTGTGGTTGGGAAAATTTCCCAAATATATCCTCTTCTGTTATTCAGGAAAGGAAGTCATCGACATCTTGCCGTTCTAG
- a CDS encoding ammonium transporter, which produces MNAGDTVWVLMSTAMVMLMTPGLALFYGGMVRSKNVLSTLMMSFVLLGVIGCLWALYGYSLSFGNDLGGFIGELNFIGLMDVGPEPSGTYATTVPHLAFMAFQAMFAVITVALWTGGVVERIKFSSFLVFAILWFTLVYCPVAHWVWGKGGWLANLGALDFAGGTVVHVNAGMTALALALLLRPRKGFREKVPMEPGNIPLVIIGAGILWFGWFGFNAGSSLSANGQAASAFVATNLSAAAGAVAWMLLAWHDRRPSALGVASGAVAGLVAITPAAGFVNPIAAIPIGAVASAIGYYCILWRTKRGIDESLDVWAVHGMGGVWGALATGIFANAAVGGVDGLLWGNGGQFVKQIAAVSAVAAFAFVSTIILGKLVDVTMGLRVKDEEEVVGLDISQHGERAYGGGLH; this is translated from the coding sequence ATAAACGCAGGTGATACTGTATGGGTTCTTATGTCGACAGCCATGGTCATGCTGATGACACCCGGCCTGGCGCTGTTCTATGGAGGAATGGTCAGAAGCAAGAACGTGCTTTCCACTCTGATGATGAGCTTTGTTCTTCTCGGCGTTATCGGCTGCCTGTGGGCGCTTTATGGCTACAGCTTGAGTTTCGGGAATGATCTGGGTGGATTTATCGGAGAACTGAATTTCATCGGATTAATGGACGTGGGACCGGAACCATCGGGCACCTATGCCACCACGGTGCCGCATCTGGCTTTTATGGCTTTTCAAGCCATGTTTGCTGTGATCACCGTAGCCCTCTGGACAGGCGGCGTTGTTGAGCGTATCAAGTTCAGCTCCTTCCTGGTTTTCGCCATATTGTGGTTCACCCTGGTATATTGTCCGGTTGCCCATTGGGTATGGGGCAAGGGAGGCTGGCTGGCCAATCTCGGCGCTCTCGACTTTGCAGGCGGTACGGTGGTTCACGTTAATGCCGGAATGACGGCGCTGGCTTTGGCGCTACTCCTTCGCCCGCGGAAAGGATTCCGGGAGAAGGTCCCTATGGAGCCCGGCAACATACCGCTGGTGATCATCGGAGCCGGCATTCTGTGGTTCGGGTGGTTTGGCTTCAATGCCGGGAGTTCGCTCTCAGCCAACGGACAAGCGGCCAGTGCCTTTGTGGCCACCAATCTCTCGGCTGCGGCTGGTGCGGTAGCCTGGATGCTGCTGGCCTGGCATGATCGTCGACCCTCTGCGCTCGGTGTTGCCAGCGGTGCCGTGGCAGGACTGGTGGCCATCACTCCTGCTGCTGGTTTTGTTAACCCGATTGCTGCCATTCCTATCGGTGCGGTCGCTTCTGCCATCGGATATTACTGCATCCTGTGGAGAACGAAAAGGGGCATTGATGAATCGCTGGATGTGTGGGCAGTTCACGGCATGGGAGGTGTGTGGGGAGCGCTGGCAACAGGGATATTCGCTAATGCTGCAGTGGGTGGAGTGGATGGGTTGCTGTGGGGAAACGGCGGGCAATTCGTCAAGCAAATCGCCGCAGTAAGTGCCGTGGCAGCATTTGCTTTTGTCTCTACCATAATATTGGGGAAACTGGTTGACGTGACCATGGGCTTGCGTGTCAAGGATGAAGAAGAAGTGGTGGGCCTAGATATATCACAGCACGGCGAGAGAGCCTACGGGGGAGGGCTTCATTAA
- a CDS encoding glutamine synthetase family protein produces the protein MANRTRDEGKEYVLKMAKDHDVKFIRLWFTDILGFLKSFAITVEELETALTEGMGFDGSSIEGFVRIDESDMIALPDPDTFRLLPWTPKEHRAMGRMFCDVVRPTGEPFEGDPRYVLKRNLKRAADLGYTFYVGPELEYFYFKDSKGTEVLDQGGYFDLIPLDAATDFRRDTVLALEEMGIGVEYAHHEVAPSQHEIDMRYTDALAMADNVMTYRLIVKQTAMRHGVYATFMPKPMFGVNGSGMHVHQSLFKGSKNAFFDKDGEYYLSDIARYYMAGLLKHAPEITSICNQWINSYKRLVPGYEAPVYLSWARHNRSDLVRVPEYKPGREKATRIEFRSPDPACNPYLAFSVMLAAGLEGIEKKYPLPDPVEESVYEMSEEEKTIRGIGTLPGSLTEAINLTEKSDVVRKALGDHVFKQFIANKRVEADKFRVQVTDYELNRYLPIL, from the coding sequence ATGGCAAACAGAACCAGAGACGAAGGCAAAGAGTATGTGCTCAAGATGGCCAAGGATCACGATGTAAAGTTCATCCGATTATGGTTCACTGATATCTTGGGATTCCTCAAGAGCTTCGCCATTACCGTTGAAGAGCTGGAGACCGCCCTCACGGAGGGAATGGGATTCGACGGCTCGTCCATCGAAGGTTTTGTGCGCATCGATGAAAGCGACATGATCGCCCTGCCCGATCCCGATACCTTCCGCCTGCTCCCGTGGACGCCCAAGGAGCATCGGGCCATGGGCCGGATGTTCTGCGATGTGGTGAGGCCGACCGGAGAACCTTTTGAAGGAGATCCGAGATACGTGCTCAAGAGAAACCTGAAAAGGGCTGCGGATCTGGGGTATACCTTTTACGTCGGCCCGGAGCTGGAATATTTCTATTTCAAGGATTCAAAAGGAACCGAGGTGCTGGATCAGGGAGGATATTTCGATCTGATTCCTCTGGATGCGGCTACAGACTTCCGTAGAGATACGGTCCTTGCCCTGGAGGAAATGGGGATCGGGGTGGAATACGCCCATCACGAAGTGGCTCCCAGCCAGCACGAAATAGATATGCGATACACCGATGCCTTGGCGATGGCCGACAATGTGATGACATATCGGCTCATAGTCAAACAGACAGCGATGCGCCATGGGGTGTACGCCACCTTTATGCCCAAGCCGATGTTCGGCGTCAATGGCAGCGGCATGCACGTACACCAGTCCCTGTTTAAAGGCAGTAAGAATGCCTTCTTTGACAAAGACGGTGAATACTATCTCTCCGATATCGCCCGATACTATATGGCCGGATTGCTCAAGCATGCCCCGGAGATCACATCCATCTGCAACCAATGGATCAATTCCTATAAGCGGCTGGTTCCGGGATATGAAGCGCCGGTATATCTCTCGTGGGCGCGACACAATCGATCCGACCTGGTCAGAGTGCCGGAATACAAGCCCGGAAGAGAAAAAGCCACCCGCATCGAATTCAGATCGCCGGATCCGGCATGCAACCCGTATCTGGCTTTTAGCGTGATGCTGGCCGCCGGACTGGAAGGGATTGAAAAGAAATATCCATTGCCTGATCCGGTTGAGGAAAGCGTGTATGAGATGAGCGAGGAAGAGAAGACCATCCGAGGAATCGGAACATTGCCCGGCTCTCTGACCGAAGCCATTAATCTCACTGAAAAGAGCGATGTGGTTCGCAAGGCCCTCGGCGATCACGTTTTTAAGCAGTTCATCGCCAACAAGAGGGTGGAGGCGGATAAGTTCCGCGTGCAGGTGACCGACTACGAATTGAATCGATATCTGCCCATACTTTAG
- a CDS encoding ATP-binding protein, which translates to MMNKTVDDFHMRRLRQLKLVIILVASIVFGALEFYHTLGGRPLVENPILYWLVGMGITLVVIEGAFRAVMKLQERLQKEVYERRRSEEALRSETDKLRILADGLAGMGIGIDIVGRDHRILDQNRILSERFGDCIGGVCYERYFGRKGPCDPCLVIKALESGTVQSSEFLSPDGRTYESLSAPLADSRLNGHADRAIQVVRDITERKKSEEQLARAKQLEKLDEMRSVLLASVSHELRTPLTSIKGLASTLIQPDVKWDHDTEQDFLRTIAQESDRLAQIVSDLIDMTQLEAGIMRVRKAPVRITVIVDHLKNQLESLACNHQLEVHIPPDLPIVDGDEVRIGQVIINLVSNATAYSDKGTTITLAAKTIDNEIVVSVADEGVGIPDDHLTKVFDRFYRMEEGAKRRRGGSGLGLSISKGITEAHGGRIWVQSQPGQGATFSFSLPVIGGA; encoded by the coding sequence ATGATGAACAAAACGGTCGATGATTTCCACATGCGGCGCTTGCGCCAGCTGAAACTGGTCATCATTCTGGTAGCCTCTATCGTTTTTGGAGCGCTCGAGTTCTACCACACTCTGGGAGGGCGTCCATTAGTCGAGAACCCCATTCTATATTGGTTGGTTGGAATGGGTATTACCCTTGTGGTCATCGAAGGCGCTTTTCGGGCGGTTATGAAGCTACAGGAGCGCCTGCAGAAGGAAGTCTATGAGCGCAGGCGGTCTGAGGAAGCGCTGAGATCGGAAACGGATAAGTTGCGGATTCTGGCAGATGGATTAGCTGGTATGGGAATCGGCATCGACATCGTCGGGCGCGACCACAGGATACTGGATCAGAATAGGATTCTGTCGGAGAGATTCGGCGATTGCATCGGGGGAGTTTGCTATGAAAGATACTTCGGACGCAAGGGTCCATGCGATCCTTGCCTTGTGATCAAAGCGTTGGAATCGGGAACGGTGCAGAGCTCGGAGTTTTTGAGTCCCGATGGAAGAACCTATGAGTCGCTTTCGGCCCCGCTTGCTGATTCACGGCTGAACGGACATGCTGACAGGGCTATTCAGGTTGTCAGGGATATTACCGAGCGCAAAAAGTCGGAGGAACAGTTGGCACGCGCCAAGCAACTGGAAAAACTTGATGAGATGAGGTCGGTTTTGCTGGCCAGCGTATCCCACGAGCTTCGCACCCCGCTGACCTCTATTAAGGGTTTGGCCAGCACCCTGATTCAGCCGGATGTGAAGTGGGACCATGATACCGAGCAGGATTTTCTGCGCACTATTGCCCAAGAGTCTGACAGGCTGGCACAAATTGTGAGCGACCTGATAGACATGACCCAGTTGGAAGCAGGCATTATGAGGGTCAGAAAGGCTCCGGTTAGAATAACCGTCATCGTAGATCATCTCAAGAACCAGTTGGAGTCTTTGGCGTGCAACCATCAGCTTGAGGTCCATATTCCGCCGGATTTGCCGATAGTCGATGGTGACGAGGTTCGCATTGGCCAGGTGATCATCAATCTCGTCTCAAACGCGACAGCTTATTCGGATAAAGGAACCACAATCACTCTGGCGGCCAAAACGATAGACAATGAGATCGTTGTTAGTGTTGCTGACGAGGGTGTAGGTATACCCGATGACCACCTGACTAAGGTTTTCGATCGATTCTATCGGATGGAAGAAGGGGCCAAACGCAGGCGTGGCGGTTCCGGTCTGGGTTTATCTATCAGCAAAGGCATTACGGAGGCCCATGGGGGCAGAATCTGGGTTCAGAGCCAGCCCGGTCAAGGCGCTACTTTCAGCTTCAGTTTGCCGGTAATTGGCGGCGCATAA
- a CDS encoding ammonium transporter, which produces MVNAGDTAWVLISAALVLLMIPGLALFYGGMVRRKNVLSTLMMSFALLGVIGILWLFYGYSLSFAPDLGGAIGKLDFLGLRDVGQMPSAIYATTVPHLAFMIFQGMFAIITVALWTGGIVERTKFSAFLVLAVLWFTLVYCPIAHWVWGQGGWLAELGTLDFAGGLVVHVNAGMSALALALLLGHRKGFKEGDPMEPHNIPMVVLGTGLLWFGWFGFNAGSALGANGLAASAFVATFAGGAAGAVTWMLLAWRDRRPSALGIATGAVAGLAAVTPAAGFVDPLVGVIIGIGASVIGYYCMLWRRGKGVDESLDVWAVHGMGGIWGTLMVGVFASAAVNPAISDGLIWGGGTQLVKQAAGVAAVGAFAFAATWGLAKLVDLTIGLRVNADEEMVGLDISQHGERAYGGIL; this is translated from the coding sequence ATGGTAAATGCCGGCGATACCGCCTGGGTTCTCATATCAGCAGCCCTGGTGTTACTGATGATACCGGGATTGGCTTTGTTCTATGGGGGGATGGTAAGGCGCAAAAATGTACTATCGACATTGATGATGAGCTTTGCCCTTCTGGGAGTGATCGGAATTCTCTGGTTGTTTTACGGGTATAGTTTGAGCTTTGCGCCGGACCTCGGCGGCGCAATAGGGAAACTGGATTTTCTGGGGCTGAGAGATGTGGGGCAGATGCCCTCGGCTATTTATGCGACCACAGTGCCGCATCTGGCTTTCATGATATTTCAGGGCATGTTCGCCATCATCACCGTGGCCCTCTGGACCGGGGGTATAGTAGAGCGGACCAAGTTCAGCGCTTTTCTGGTTCTGGCCGTCCTGTGGTTTACTCTGGTGTATTGCCCGATTGCCCACTGGGTTTGGGGACAAGGGGGTTGGCTGGCAGAGTTGGGCACGCTTGATTTCGCCGGGGGCCTTGTGGTTCACGTGAACGCCGGAATGTCGGCACTGGCCCTGGCATTGTTATTGGGCCACCGGAAGGGATTCAAGGAAGGCGACCCGATGGAGCCTCACAACATTCCTATGGTTGTGCTGGGGACAGGCCTTCTCTGGTTTGGCTGGTTCGGATTCAACGCGGGGAGCGCATTAGGTGCAAACGGACTAGCGGCCAGTGCCTTCGTGGCCACTTTTGCCGGGGGAGCCGCCGGTGCGGTAACCTGGATGCTTCTCGCATGGCGAGATCGTCGTCCCTCTGCCCTTGGCATTGCCACCGGAGCTGTTGCGGGCCTAGCTGCGGTAACTCCCGCCGCGGGATTCGTGGACCCGCTTGTCGGGGTGATCATCGGAATAGGCGCTTCAGTAATTGGCTACTACTGTATGCTCTGGAGGCGGGGAAAAGGAGTCGATGAGTCGCTGGACGTATGGGCCGTTCATGGCATGGGAGGAATTTGGGGAACCTTGATGGTAGGTGTCTTTGCCAGCGCAGCAGTCAACCCGGCAATATCGGATGGATTGATCTGGGGCGGAGGCACACAATTAGTCAAGCAGGCCGCCGGTGTTGCGGCGGTCGGAGCATTTGCCTTTGCTGCTACCTGGGGACTGGCCAAGCTTGTCGATCTCACCATTGGGCTCAGAGTTAACGCGGACGAAGAGATGGTCGGCCTGGATATTTCACAGCACGGGGAGAGAGCTTACGGAGGAATACTATGA
- the carA gene encoding glutamine-hydrolyzing carbamoyl-phosphate synthase small subunit, whose amino-acid sequence MVKRAFLALEDGSIYEGYAFGAPMESYGEVVFSTSMTGYQEMLTDPSFAGQVVVPTYPMIGNYGINERDVESRRIQVAGFVVREECPQPSHGLSISTLDDYLKSQGIPGIAGIDTRALVRRLRSRGVMMGMVTSERTKEEALAQLEAIPRYGNIDFVKKVTADAPYQWEPAAQEDGPRIAVLDCGVKHNILRTLRRLGCSVTAMPCTASAEEILKMNPDGVLLSPGPGDPAMLGYLEPTVRQLVETKPVMGICLGHQLIGRVFGAKTFKLKFGHRGANHPVRDLQTGHVYITAQNHGYAVDADTVKNGLEVSHVNLNDGTVEGLRHKDLPVFSIQYHSEASPGPLDNMYLFEKFLEMVSRGDSRGRP is encoded by the coding sequence GTGGTGAAGAGAGCATTTCTGGCATTAGAGGACGGCTCGATCTACGAAGGGTATGCCTTCGGCGCTCCGATGGAAAGCTATGGCGAGGTGGTGTTCAGCACCAGCATGACCGGCTATCAGGAGATGCTCACCGATCCTTCATTTGCCGGGCAGGTGGTAGTGCCAACCTATCCGATGATCGGCAACTACGGCATCAACGAGCGCGACGTTGAGTCCAGGCGAATCCAGGTGGCGGGATTTGTGGTCCGGGAGGAATGTCCCCAGCCAAGCCATGGACTCAGCATCAGCACTCTGGACGACTACCTGAAGTCGCAGGGAATTCCCGGCATCGCCGGAATAGATACCCGGGCACTGGTAAGACGTCTGCGGTCCCGCGGAGTGATGATGGGGATGGTAACCTCCGAACGAACCAAAGAGGAAGCTCTCGCGCAACTTGAGGCTATTCCTCGATACGGGAACATCGACTTCGTGAAGAAGGTTACTGCAGATGCTCCCTACCAATGGGAGCCTGCGGCACAGGAAGATGGGCCCAGAATTGCCGTGCTGGACTGCGGGGTAAAGCACAACATTCTGCGGACACTGCGCCGACTTGGATGCTCAGTCACGGCCATGCCCTGCACGGCTTCAGCGGAGGAGATTCTGAAAATGAATCCCGATGGAGTGTTGCTGTCTCCAGGCCCAGGTGACCCGGCGATGCTCGGCTATCTGGAACCGACGGTGCGGCAGCTTGTGGAGACCAAGCCGGTGATGGGAATCTGCCTGGGACATCAGCTCATCGGACGGGTGTTCGGGGCAAAGACGTTCAAGCTCAAATTCGGGCATCGAGGGGCAAACCATCCGGTTCGGGATTTGCAGACCGGGCACGTCTATATCACCGCGCAGAACCACGGCTATGCCGTGGATGCCGATACCGTCAAAAACGGCCTTGAGGTGAGCCACGTCAATCTGAATGATGGAACTGTGGAAGGACTGCGTCACAAGGATTTGCCGGTCTTCTCCATCCAGTATCATTCGGAGGCCTCTCCCGGGCCATTGGACAATATGTACCTGTTCGAGAAATTTTTGGAGATGGTGAGTAGGGGCGACTCTCGTGGTCGCCCGTGA